CAACCCGGCGACGCTGGCATCTGCTACATCGACATGCTCGCCCACAGCGCGGCCAGTCCTGGCCACCCGCTGCCCGAACCGGTATGGCCATGAGCGTTAGGGCAGCGTCCCGGGTGGGCGGTGGCCAGTGCGCGCCCGAGTGCGACGAGCACCGCCGCAGGAGTCGGCCCGTGCGCAAGATGTGGCTAACCGGCAGGTGCCAACGCCGCCGCCGCAAACCTCACCGATCGCCTCGTACGTGGCGTCCACCGGCCGGCGGCTCAACGCGCGGTACGTCGCACACACCAAGACGGGACGGGGTCGCCGCCACCGGGCATCGACCTGGGCTGAGCACAACGAGGGCCGACGGTCCCACCGAGGCAGCCAGATACGTGCCAGAAGCCGGGTCGGCAGAACGGTTCTGGAGCCCCGGCAAACCCGGCGACCCGCGATGGAGACGGGCCGCAGCACGAGCTATGACCAACGATCCTGGCTACTACCTGAGGCACGCCAACGACGACCTCGCGCTGGTGCAGAACGACGGGTCGGGCACGTCCGCCGACGACGCCAGGTTCCGCCGCGTGGCAGGCTGGGCGACCCCACGTTCCGGATGGGTCGCCTGAGCCGCCGATCAGACCGCGCCGGCGGTGAGCCGCAGCACGAAGCCGTCGCCGGCGCGGCCGAAGGCCACGTGGTCGCACAGCTGGTGG
This genomic stretch from Phytohabitans houttuyneae harbors:
- a CDS encoding AbfB domain-containing protein is translated as MTNDPGYYLRHANDDLALVQNDGSGTSADDARFRRVAGWATPRSGWVA